The genomic interval CTCCTTCGCGTTGAACGGGATGGGAGCGGCATTGCCGTCGCCATCGAGAAAGATGGGAGGACGAGCCGCATTGCCGGCTCCCATCTTCTGCTTGCGGCGGGACGGCGGGCGAACGTGGACAGGCTCGGACTTGAATCGGCGGGAATCGTTCATACGGCCAAGGGCGTTTCGGTCGATCGTCGTCTGCGCACCTCGAACAAGCGGATCTTCGCCGTTGGCGATGTCGCGGGTTCCTATCAATTCACCCACGCCGCCGGATATCACGCCGGCATCGTCGTTCGCAACGCGCTCTTTCGTCTGCCGGCGAAAGTCGACGACCGGGCGATGCCGTGGGTCACATATTCGGATCCTGAGCTGGCCCATGTCGGGCTCAAGGAAGAGGCTGCGCGCAATGCCCACCATCGTATCCGCATCTTGCGGTGGGCCTTGGCGGAAAACGACCGGGCCCAGGCCGAGCGAGAGACGAGCGGCTTCATCAAGGTCGTCACGACCAAGGGCGGCAAGATACTCGGCGCCACCATTGTGGGCGTTCACGCAGGGGAGCTGATCCTCCCTTGGACCCTCGCAATCTCGCAGGGCCTCAAGGTCGGCGCACTCGCCTCGCTGATAGCGCCCTATCCGACCCTCTCCGAAATCAGCAAAAGTGTGGCGGGAAGCTATTTCACCCCGTCGCTTTTCAGCGAACGGACCAAGAAGCTCGTACGCTGGTTGGCGCGGCTCGGCTGATCGAACCCGAACCGTCCACTTAAAACATAATCGATTCTAATAGCTTATATAAAACAAGACGCTAAAATGCGTGCCGGTCTGCGCATTCTTCGATATATAGTTGCGCGTCATGTTCGATACCCGTGGCTGGTTGCAAAGGTTCCGCCACAGCTTGTCGGCCAAGCTGCTGATCCTCACGATTCTCTTCGTGATGATCTCGGAAGTCCTGATATTCACGCCGTCGATCGCGCGATTCAGGCTCACATATCTCCAAGAGAAGATCGGCGTTGCGCATATCGCGTCGTTGGCGCTCGAGGCGACGCCCACCCATATGCTCAGCCCCCAGCTTGAGATGCAACTCATGCAATATGTGGATGCCTATTCCATTGTGCTCGACATGCGCGGAAAGGCGCGCATGCTCGTCATGAACCGGGATATGCCGCCGGTCATCGACGACAATTACGATCTGCGCACGGCCAACTTCGCAAGCCTCGTGGTCGACGCGTTCAGGACCCTCGCGCATACCGGCTATCGTGTTCTGCGCGTCGTGGGGCCGTCTCCCAAGGACCCGGGAATCATGGTCGAGCTTGTGCTCGATGAGGGGCCGTTGCGACGTGCAATGTGGGACTTCGCGGGCCGCATCCTCAAGCTCTCGATCGTGATCTCATTGATCACGGCGGGGCTCGTATATTTCACGATGCAGTGGTTACTGGTCCGGCCGATGCAGCGCATCACCGATGCCATGCAGACATTCCGAACCAATCCGGAGGATGCGCGGAACGTCATTGCCCCAAGCGCTCGCGAGGATGAAATCGGCGTCGCCGAGCGCGAACTCGCGCGCATGCAGACGGACCTTCGGGCAGCCCTTCATCAAAAGAGCCGCCTTGCGGCCTTGGGCGCCGCGGTCACGAAGATCAGCCACGATCTGCGCAATATCCTGGCGACGGCGCAGCTCGTTTCCGACCGCCTCGCGGACAGCCGGGACCCGACCGTGCGGCGCACGACGCCGACGCTGATCGCCTCCCTCGACCGCGCCATCGCCCTTTGCGTCAACACGATGCGCTTTGCCAAGGACGACCAGCCCCAGCCCGCGATGTCCCGCTTCGCCCTCGATGGTCTTGTGGCGGATGTGGGGGCTACCCTGGCGCCGCAAGCGCCCGAGGGATGTCAGTGGGCCAACGAGGTGCCAAGCGGCCTGATCATCCACGCCGACCGGGATCAGATATTCCGGGTCCTGGTCAATCTCGGCCGCAACGCCTATGAGGCCGGCGCCACGCGGATCAGCGTTTCGGCCAAGAATGGAGACGGCGGCGTCACGGTCGAGGTTGCCGACAACGGGAAAGGCATCGCCCCGGTCGCCCGCGAGAAGCTTTTTCAGCCTTTTTCCGGCACGGCAAAGGCGGGCGGTACCGGCCTTGGCCTCGTCATCGTGCGGGATCTGCTTCGCGCCCACGGCGGCGATATTCGGCTTGCCGAGACGAGGCCGGGCGAGACGCGCTTCCTTTTGACTTTGCCGATAACACGACAGGCTGCTGAATGATGATTTACTAATGTATAATTGTAGACAATCATAATATTCACAAGTCATTCAACGTTTATCACAAACGCGTTATACCCTCTGTTGTTTTGATCATCATGCGAGTATTGTCTTCGTGATGGCCGGAGGGACCGGGTTACGTTCGCTGTCCCCCGCAGTCCCCCTTCGTCCCCAAGCGGCGTAATTCGCCCTCCGGTCCATCACCTCCCCACCGATCCATCGCCCCCGTAGTCAATCGCATCCTGCCGCACGCACCGACGCGGTGAGCGCGATGTCGCTTGTACCGGAAGCCAACCGGCTTGGTGCAGAAGGATCGTTAGCGGGCTAATATATTGCGCCCGCCTGCTTGACAGCACTCTTCGAAAGTATACAACTAAGGGTTGATTATATATTCGTATACTCTCTTTCTGCAAGCCGATTTCTGACAGGGTGATTATCTGCTATTTGACGGATAGCGAGTTTGCCGGGATGGGATTAATTGCGTGCGAAACAATCCCTTAAGCCATCTTTTTTTGGCTGTATTGCCAAGGTAATGCTCATCATTATGCTCATGATGAGCTATGAACGGGTCGTCGCCCTTGCAGGAACGCCAGGGATCATAGCTCCACGCGAATCGGCGACGCCATCGATCTTCAAAAATATCGGTATAGTCCACGTATCCGTACATAAAAAAGGCAGTGATTGGAGTCTGCTTCCCGACGATTTTGCCGATGTTTTGGTCGGGGGCGACGAACGCCATAACGTGAATTTGCTTAAACGGTCCGTCAAAACAGGGGGGTGCGGCAGTTCCATTTTGGATGCTGACATACATCCCCAAATCTTTTGCTGGAGTTCGGCCAAAATTCTTTTCGAAGTATTTGACTCGACGGCTGACGCCATCCCATTGGAAGCCACCGGGCTCGTGGCTGACATAGGCCCGCAATTCTTGTCTGACAGCTATTTCATGACCCCTCACGAGATTCCGCGTAGCTCGCCACAGAAACCAGGTGGCAACGCCGAGTATGAGGGTAACAAAGGCGATGGCGATTGTTGCGGCAGCAGTAACTGCTCCCGAGTCCCAATGAATTGCAATGAACCAATTATACCATCGGCAGAGGGCAGACATCCCTTCCCCATGGGGCCTGCTATCGTCGGTTTAAAAACGGCGGCTGTTCTCAGCCTATTCGGTTTTTTCCTCGCTTGGTTGTTCAATCGATGAGATTAGCACCCACTTATGACGGTTCCGAAAATATCAGGGTTCTCGCGATTATTATACCTGAATTGAAACTCCGAGACGTACAGCAGCTCGTATTTTTTGCTGATTTTGAGGAACGTGTCGACAACGCCGCGCCTAAGAATTAACCAGAAGCCTTCAATCGTATTGGTGTGGATCGCGCCCAGGATATATTCGCCGCGACGGTGACGGACGTAGCCATGCCGATAATGGAGATGAAGGTTCTTGTATGCGTCGCCGTCTGCGATCGCGAGCTAGCTAACCTTGCGCGAGACGACTTCATTCACGAATTCGACCAACGTCCGTTGACATACGCGCCCTCAATTCAATCGACCTGCAGGACGAGCGCCTTGAGGTAACTCGATTCGGGGAGGTGCGGGTGGACGGGATGGTCGGGTGCCGCACCGGCACTTCGCAGGATGCGCCCGGTACGGCCCGCCTGTTCGAGGCCGCGGCGAACCTCCTCAGCGAAGCGGGGCACCTCCATGTTGTGGGAGCATGAGGCGAGGAACACGAAGCCGCCGGGTGCGGCGAGCTGGCCGGCGAGGCGCGCGAGCTTGCGGTAGCCTTTCGCACCCGTCGCGAGATCGCGTTTGGATTTCACGAATGCCGGCGGGTCGCAAATCACGATGTCGAAGTGCCTGCCGTCCGCGGCAAGGCGCTCCATCGCCGTGAAGGCCGAGCCGCGCTCGAACCGGCACAGCGCTTCCACCCCGTTGAGTTCGGCCGCCTGTCGCGCGAGTGCGAGCGCCGGGTCCGAGCCGTCGATGGCGAGAACCTCGCGCGCACCCGCACGTGCCGCTTCAATCGCGAACCCGCCGCTATAGCAATAGACGTCGAGCACGCTTCGCCCGCGCGCAAGGCGGGCCATGAAAGCGCGATTGTCCCGCTGATCGTAGAACCACCCCGTTTTTTGCCCGGTCATGAGATCGGCAAGGAACCGGCAATCGTTTTCAACAAGCTCGATCGGCCCGGAAAGCGTGCCCTTCGCGAAATGCTGCGTGCCCGGCAGGCCTTCGAGGGCGCGGATCGGACTGTCGTTCCGGAAGAGAATGACGCGAGGGTCGAGGACGCGTTCGATTGCCTCGGTCAGGGGTGTCGCGAGGCGCTCGATGCCGGCCGCGTTCATTTGGCACGCAAGGACATCGCCATAGCGGTCGATCGCGAGGCCGGGAAGCCCATCGGCCTCGGCATGGACGAGGCGGTAATAGGGTGCGTCATAGAGCGCTTCGCGCAGCGCCAACGCGCGGCCGAGGTGTGCCGCGAAGAAGTCGACATCGATCTCGCGGGTCGGATTGCCGCTCAAAATCCGTGCCGCAACAAGGCTGTGCGAATTGAAGAACGCAACGCCAAGCGACTCGCCATTCGCACTCTCCACGTTGACGAGTTCGCCGGGCGGAAGCGATTTGGCCGCTGCGTCCATGACGATTTCGTTCGAATAGATCCAAGGATGGCCGTGGCGGGCGCGCTTTTGCTGGCCAGGCAGGAGACGGATGACGGGTCGCACGGACATGACGGTGCAGCATAGATACCGCCCCGCCGCCTGCAAGCGATTTGCCGGCGGTGGGGCATTGGCCGCCGCAACGCTAATAAGCGATCCGAGATTCGCGCAAAGATTGTTTCATTTCCGAACCGGGGCGGTCTAAAAGAAGGTCCTATAGCGTACACCCCTGGCCCCGGCGGCGGCACCGCGTGCCCGCCGACCGTGCGAGCGACACGTCCCAGGCAAGATCGAAAATCCAACCGAAGAAGAGGCGAAAATCGATGAATTCCGAGTCCATGACTGCTCGCGTGCCGACCCTGGCCGGTATGCTTTTGCCGCGCTCGGGTAAAATTGAAACAACGCTTCTGGCAATTGGCGGCAGCCTCTTGCTCGCCGTCTCGGCGAAAATACAAGTGCCGTCTTGGCCCGTGCCGATGACGTTGCAGAGCTTGGCCGTATTGCTGATCGGCATCGGGTTCGGCAGCAGGTTGGGGGTCGCGACGATCCTCGTCTATCTCGCCGAGGGACTTTTTGGCCTGCCGGTCTTCGCGGGGCCGTTAGCCGGCCCGGCATACTTTGCGGGTCCGACCGCGGGTTATCTGTTGGGCTTCTTGTTGAGTGCCGCGACCGTCGGCGCACTCGCCGAGCGCGGTTGGGATCGTAATCTGCTCGGCGCAGGGATCGTCCTGGTCGCGGGGCACGTTCTTATCTTCATTCCCGGCGTCCTTTGGCTCGCGGTTCTCTTCGGCCCTGCCAAGGCCGTCGCCGTGGGCGTGCTCCCGTTCATCACGGGATCGATCGTCAAGACGGCCCTCGGCATCGCCATTGTCGCCCTCATGTGGCAGCTCGCCGACAAGAAGCGCCAAGCGAGCATGCGAGATCGTGAGACGAGGTGAGGGATGAATGCCGCCGGGCGCATCGACCGGACGGTAGCCTATCCAATTCGCGATCTTCGCGCGTTCCTCGCGGGAGCTTGGCGGATCGTCCGCCGTATCGGCGATCGACGGCTCGGCATCGTCGGGCGGCTCGAAGGGTGTGCGACCTTCGCGCCAACGGCACGCGGCTTTTGTTATGACGAGAGCGGCACGCTGCAATTCGGCGCCTACAGGGGTTCCGTTACGCAACGCTATCTCTTCGACATCGAGGATTCTGCCCCGGCGGCTAAGATATGCCTCGCGGATGGCCGGCCCTTCTATGTCCTCGATCTCCGTTCCGGCGTGGCGAACGTCGCCCATGACTGCGGTGCCGACCGCTATCGCGGCCGCTATCGCACATTTTGCGCCGACGACTGGACCCTGACGTGGCGCGTCGATGGACCGCGCAAACGGTATTCGATCGCGACCCGCTATTCGAGGGATGCGCCCTCCGCCCTCAATCCTCAGATCGAAAGCATTGATCGCCGGCGCGATACGTGCACCAATCCGCTTGGCCGAGGCCGCCCCCCGGCCATGCCGCTCAAGGGGGATATGCTTTGAGTGCAACGAGCCGAAACCGACCGACGACCGCACGGGACCTTCGTGCGCGCAAGGGCGGGGATCCCATCGTCTGCCTGACCGCCTACACGACGCCCGTCGCCAAATTGCTCGATTCCCATTGCGATTTACTGCTGGTTGGCGATTCGGTCGGGATCGTTCTCTACGGCCTGGCCAGCACCCTTGCAGTGACCTTGGACATGATGATCAATCACGGGGCGGCCGTCATGCGGGGTGCTGAGCACGCGTGCGTGGTCGTCGACCTACCGTTCGGCACATATCAGGAATCGCGCGAGGCCGCTTTCCGCACGGCAGCACGGGTGATGGCCGAAACGGGATGTGCCGGCATCAAGCTCGAAGGTGGTGCGGAGATGGCGGAGACCGTCGCATTTCTCGTTGAGCGCGGCATTCCGGTTCTCGGCCATGTGGGACTGAAGCCCCAGTCGGTGCATGGGCATGGCGGCTATCATGCTCAAGGCCGGATTGCGTCAGAGGTCGAGCGCATTTTTCGGGACGCCGAGGCTATTTCGGAGGCCGGGGCATTCGCCCTCGTTCTCGAAGGCACCGTCGAGCCCGTGGCACGCGCCGTGACCGAGCGGGCCGCAGCACCCGTGATAGGGATCGGCGCCTCGCCCGCCTGTGACGGGCAGATCCTCGTGACCGACGACATGATCGGGTTGTTCTCGGATTTCACGGCGAAGTTCGTCAAGCGCTACGCCGAAGTGGGCGGCATCATCGACGAGGCGGCCCGCGCTTACGCGGCCGATGTGCGTGCGCGCCGCTTTCCCGGGCCGGAGCATTGCTACGGTGCCGGCCCCGAGACCAAGCGCAAGGCGGTTTGAGGTCGGCGTGGCCGCCGCGCGCGGAGCGACGAGCGCGCTTGCGATCCTGAACCGCATTCCCGCGTTGCGCGAAACGGTCCGCGCATTCCGCGCCGCGGGTGATACGATCGCACTCGTGCCGACCATGGGCGGGCTTCACGACGGGCATCTCGCACTCGTCCGGCATGGAGGAAGGTTCGCCAACCGGGTGATCGCGACGATCTTCGTGAACCCGACCCAATTCGGGCCGAAAGAGGACTTCGCGGGATATCCGCGGGATACGGCGAGCGATATCGCCAAGCTCGAAGGCGTTGGAGCCGATGCCCTCTTCATGCCGGATCTCGATGAAATGTATCCGCCGGGTGCGAGCACCACGGTGAGCGTATCGGGCTTGACCGACGGCCTCTGCGGGCCGTTCCGGCCGGGACATTTTGCGGGCGTTGCAACCATCGTGACAAAGCTCCTGCTTCAGGCGCTGCCCGATGTCGCCCTGTTCGGCGAAAAGGACTTCCAGCAGCTCCTGGTAATTCGCCGGCTCGTGCGTGACCTCGACATCCCCGTGCGCATCGAGGGTGTCCCGACCGTGCGGGAAGCCGACGGCCTGGCGCTCTCATCGCGCAACGTCTATCTTTCACCCGAAGAGCGGCGCACGGCGCCGATGCTCTATCGCGTCCTGACACACATCGCCCGGACGCTTGCAGACGGGGCGGACGCGGAACCCCTCTTGGCGGACGGACGAGCCGAGCTTGCGAAGGCAGGCTTCGATCCCGTGCAATATTTGGCGCATTGCGACGCCGAAACACTGGAGCCCCTTGCGCGCGCCACTCGGCCCTCCCGGGTTTTCGTGGCGGCGTATCTCGGTCGCACGCGACTCATCGACAACGTGCCCGTCGCGCAGCGCTGAGCGCCCCTATCGCTTTAACGCCGCCGGCGATCCCGTCTTGGGTTGGAATACGATGAGGGAAATCGCCCCGACGATCGACAGCAGGGCGGTGACCTCGCGCCAACCGAGCGGCTCGCCGAGGAAAACCGCGCCGGAAAGCATTCCAACCATCGGCACCATCACGGACCCGATTGCGGCGACCGTCGCGGGGAACAGACTCACGACCTTGAACCAGGCGTATTGCCCGAACAACATCGGCACCATGAGCGAGTAGGCGAGCGCCAGGAGTGCCGGAGCGCTCGCGTTTTGAATGACGATCGGCCCCGCGAACAGTGCCACGATCAGGATCGGTATGCCGCCGAGCAATAATTGCCAGCCCGCCAGCACAATCACCGGGATCGGCCAGCGGATGCTCTTTTGCACGATGGTTCCCGCTGCCCACGAAAATGCCGCGAGTACCGCAAGGAGAATACCGAGGGGCGAAGCGCCGAGTGCATCGATGCCCGAGGAGATGAGGACGAAAACGCCCAACGCGCTCAAAGCCAGCGCCGCGAGGATTCGCCAAGTCAACCGCTCCCGAAGAAAGATCACCGCGAGGAGCGTGGTCCAGATGGGCATCGTATAGGCGAGCACGGCCGCTTTGCCCGATGCGATCATATGCGCCGCGTAAGCGCTCAGGATCTGCCAGCCCGTGATGTTGAAGAGGGCGGCAAGGGCAAATCTGCGCCAAATGAATCGCGGCAGGGCAAGGGAATGCCCGCCGAGCTTCGCCATTGCGAGCAGGACCAATCCCGCGAACATCGCCGTCGTCACGCGATACTGCCAGATCGGGATTTCGGCCACGGAAATCTTAATCGCGACCCAGTTGGTTCCCCAAAAGATCGCGACCCCGGTCAACAGCGCCCAGCCAAAGCCCGGCAGGTGCGAATGGGAGCCAATCGCAGGCTTGGACGAATCAAGACCCACGGGATGCGCCGGCGAGCGGTTCGGCAAAGCGTAGCTCGGTGTCCCACGGAAAGTGAATCCACGTATCCTGACTCACTTCGGTCACGAACGTGTCGACGAGCGGGCGGCCGGCCGGCTTTGCGTAGACGGTCGCCATGTGCGCCCTCGGCAGAAGCAGGCGGACGACCCGCGCGGTAGCGCCCGTGTCGACGAGGTCGTCGACAATGACCCATCCCGCTCCGTCGCCGGGCGGAGCCTTGAGGACGCGCACGTCGCCTTGCGCCTGGTGCTCGTAGCTCGCGACGCAAACGGTGTCGAGCAGTCGCAGGTTGAGTTCCCGTGCTACGACCACGGCTGGCACCAGGCCGCCTCGCGCGATCCCGATGACGCCTTTCCACGGCCCCTTTTCATTGAGGCGCCACGCGAGCGCCTTGGCATCGCGATGGAGTTCCTGCCAGGAGACCGGAAAGGACTTCTTGAATTGCTCGGAGAAAGTCACGGGCTATTCCGCTCCGTCATGCCGATTCCGCCGGCGCCTCGGCCAATGCGCAACCCGAGATGCGCCACGTGCCATCGGCCTCCCGCTCCATCGAATAGAGCGCCAGAACCGCGCGTCCATCGGGACCGACGAAAAGCACCTTTTGCACCGGGCCGTCTGGCATCGCGACGAGATCGCGAAACTCCGTCGTTTGAGGACGATATACCGATGGATAAGCCGTCCTCACCATTTCCATGAACGCGTCCGCGGTGCCGAATTTCGCTTGAATGCCGGGGGACGCATAGGCGAAGGCGGCAACACCGTCGTCGCGCGCGAATGCGGCAAGCTGGCTCTCGATGACGTGTCGGATCGCGGCTTGATCCGTTGCACCCGGCGTGTTGTTCCCGCTTCCCTGTGCTGCGGCGCAAAAGGCCCACAGGCAAAGCAAAGCCGAACGAATGCAAATGCGGTAGCCGCGGGCTGCACACTGGAACACGGCTCCCCCTCCTCGCCCTTCTGGCAAACGTGACCCTTGCCGCACGATTGCCTGCCCAAAATGGATTTCAAGGATAGACCTTACGGGAAAAATAGCGCAGCGAAAACACCACCGGCGCCATTCCTCCGTTGCAGATGCTCGCGGCTCAGGCTACGGATGGGCGTTCTAGATCCGAGCACGGGATATCGTTGCCATGCTCCACACGTTTCGAAGCACACGCGGCGTCGTTACTGCTCCGCACCACCTGGCCGCTCAAGCGGGTCTCGCAGTGCTGCGTGAGGGCGGCAATGCCATTGAGGCGATGATCGCGGCTTCGGCGGTGGCGGGTGTGGTTTATCCTCACATGACCGGCCTCGGCGGCGACGGATTCATGCTTATCTCGGCCGCGGGAAGGCCCCCGATTGCGATCGAAGGATGTGGTGCGAGTGCCGCGTCGGTCGATCTCGAATTCTACCGCATGAGGAACATCGCGCCGATTCCCGCACGCGGTCCGCTCGCGGCGATCACCGTCGCCGGAACCGTCTCGACGTGGCATAAGGCGCTCGAAATCAGCGAGCGGCACGGCGGGCGGATGAAGCGTGCCCGGCTTTTCGAGGACGCCGTCTTCTACGCCCGTGAGGGTTATGCGGTGACTGCAACGCAGGCGGAAAATACGGCGAGGAAGAAATCCGAACTCACGGGATCGCCCGGCTATGCGGAGGTCTTTCTCGTAAATGGTGAAGCGCCCGCCGTCGGTTCACGATTCAAGAACCCCGCCCTTGCGGAGAGCCTGGCGCTGCTCGCGAGCGCGGGCCTCGAGGATTTCTATCGGGGACAGCTCGCCAAGCGCATCGCGGACGATCTTGCGCACGCAGGCAGCCCGTTGACGCTCGACGATTTGAAGGCACATCCTGGCGCCCAAGAAGTAACGCCCCTCTCCCTCCGGCTCGGCAAGGCGACAGTTTATAATTTCCCGCCGCCGACTCAGGGGCTCGCCTCCCTCGTCATACTCGGCGCCTTCGAACGTCTCGGCATCGCCGGCGCCGAAAGTTTCGGTCATATCCATGGCCTCATCGAGGCAACCAAGCTCGCATTCAAACTGCGCGATATGCAAATCACCGATCCGAGGTACATGTCGCTCGATCCCTCGCATTCGCTCAGCGACGCGGCACTCGCCGAATTGGCTGCAAGGATCGACCGCAAGCGGGCCGCGAGCGTAACGCTCAACCCCGCCCCAGGCGACACGGTTTGGATGGGTGCAATCGACGCAAATGGCCTGGCAGTCAGCTTCATCCACAGCATTTATTGGGAGTTCGGCTCCGGAGTCACGCTGAGAGATACCGGCATTGTCTGGCAGAATCGCGGCCTCAGCTTTTCATTGACGCCGGGAGCACTCCACCAGCTTCGTCCTCGGCGCAAGCCCTTTCACACCAATAACCCGGCCCTCGCCCTTTTCGAGGATGGACGCGTTCTTTGCTACGGTGCGATGGGCGGGGACGGGCAGCCCCAGACGCAGGCCGCGATTTTCACGCGCTATGGAATGTTCGGCCAGCCCCTGCAGCAAGCCCTAACCTCGCCTCGTTGGGTGGTTGGGCGCACTTGGGGCGAGACGCGCACGGGTTTGCGCATCGAGAACCGCTTCGATCCCGTCCTGATCGAAGCCCTCCAAGAAGCCGGCAACGAGGTCGAGGTCGTCGGCCCCTTCATGGACGCGATGGGCCATGCCGGTGCCGTCGTGCGGCATTCGAACGGAATGATCGAAGGGGCATCGGATCCCCGATCCGACGGTGTTGTGGCGGCTTATTGAATCGCGACCATTTCGAAGCTCATCGCACGAATACGCGCACTTCGTTCGAATCGATCGCTTCGCTCGTCGTTGCCGACAACGTTACGCGCTCGGCCGGCAAGCCCATGTTGGCGAGCGAGCGCATCACGGCGTCCGCGTTCTTTTGCGACTCGTTTACCGCGAATGGGCTCTTGGCGGTCGCCTTGCGGGGCGCCACCGCAACAACGTCAAAACCGGCATCCGGTTTGCGCGCCAGGGCTTCGCTTACCGCGAGGTATAACGCTTGCTCGTACTGGACATCAGGGCGAGCGAACCGGATCACGACGAGCGGACGCCGGTCGTCCGCCGGTGGCGTGCCGGTCGAGGTGCTGGCCGAGGGCTCAGGCGTTTGGTTTTTTTCCGGAGTCGAGGGTGCCGCCGCACTCGGCGGCGATTTGTCTTCGGTGGTCGTTTGTTGAGTCTTGCCGGAGGGTTCTTGACCGACGAGGCTGGGGAGCAGGTCCTCTGTTGCAATCGAGCACCCGCAGACAAGCAGGATCGCGCCCAAAAGGGCGATTTGCCGCAGGTCCATTACCTACCTTGGGCTTTAGTTTGTGACGCCGCCCCGTTTGCGAGCGGCGCGTTTTGCGAGCGTACCTTGCCAGCATTGATTGCGCGTTGCAACGGCCTTCTCCCCGCAGCGGCGCCAGGACATTGCCGGCACGAGAACCTGTTGGCTCGCATACTTTGCCTTGCGTTTGCAGCCTGACTTGAGTAGTTTCCGACGCTTTCCGTCGCCGGATCGATGCCAATATTCTCTCGCTTCGGCAGGGTTTGCCCAACTCAAGCGCCCGTAGCTCAATTGGATAGAGCGTCTGACTACGGATCAGAAGGTTAGGGGTTCGAGTCCTCTC from Alphaproteobacteria bacterium carries:
- a CDS encoding FAD-dependent oxidoreductase; the protein is MAQTLDVDICVLGAGSGGLVVAAAAGLLGRPVALIERGRMGGDCLNYGCVPSKSLIAAARMAILGQKAARFGVHYDAPEIDFQKVHDHVQGVIASIAPKDSQERFDGMGCTVIRAEGRFISPTEVEAGGIVIRARRFVIATGSSPAIPPVEGLAEVPYLTNETIFDLTVRPDHLIIVGGGPIGIELAQAERRLGAEVSVIELYSILASDDLEAVGIVRQAVRREGVMLHEHTKLLRVERDGSGIAVAIEKDGRTSRIAGSHLLLAAGRRANVDRLGLESAGIVHTAKGVSVDRRLRTSNKRIFAVGDVAGSYQFTHAAGYHAGIVVRNALFRLPAKVDDRAMPWVTYSDPELAHVGLKEEAARNAHHRIRILRWALAENDRAQAERETSGFIKVVTTKGGKILGATIVGVHAGELILPWTLAISQGLKVGALASLIAPYPTLSEISKSVAGSYFTPSLFSERTKKLVRWLARLG
- a CDS encoding HAMP domain-containing sensor histidine kinase, whose product is MFDTRGWLQRFRHSLSAKLLILTILFVMISEVLIFTPSIARFRLTYLQEKIGVAHIASLALEATPTHMLSPQLEMQLMQYVDAYSIVLDMRGKARMLVMNRDMPPVIDDNYDLRTANFASLVVDAFRTLAHTGYRVLRVVGPSPKDPGIMVELVLDEGPLRRAMWDFAGRILKLSIVISLITAGLVYFTMQWLLVRPMQRITDAMQTFRTNPEDARNVIAPSAREDEIGVAERELARMQTDLRAALHQKSRLAALGAAVTKISHDLRNILATAQLVSDRLADSRDPTVRRTTPTLIASLDRAIALCVNTMRFAKDDQPQPAMSRFALDGLVADVGATLAPQAPEGCQWANEVPSGLIIHADRDQIFRVLVNLGRNAYEAGATRISVSAKNGDGGVTVEVADNGKGIAPVAREKLFQPFSGTAKAGGTGLGLVIVRDLLRAHGGDIRLAETRPGETRFLLTLPITRQAAE
- a CDS encoding class I SAM-dependent rRNA methyltransferase; translation: MSVRPVIRLLPGQQKRARHGHPWIYSNEIVMDAAAKSLPPGELVNVESANGESLGVAFFNSHSLVAARILSGNPTREIDVDFFAAHLGRALALREALYDAPYYRLVHAEADGLPGLAIDRYGDVLACQMNAAGIERLATPLTEAIERVLDPRVILFRNDSPIRALEGLPGTQHFAKGTLSGPIELVENDCRFLADLMTGQKTGWFYDQRDNRAFMARLARGRSVLDVYCYSGGFAIEAARAGAREVLAIDGSDPALALARQAAELNGVEALCRFERGSAFTAMERLAADGRHFDIVICDPPAFVKSKRDLATGAKGYRKLARLAGQLAAPGGFVFLASCSHNMEVPRFAEEVRRGLEQAGRTGRILRSAGAAPDHPVHPHLPESSYLKALVLQVD
- a CDS encoding biotin transporter BioY — its product is MNSESMTARVPTLAGMLLPRSGKIETTLLAIGGSLLLAVSAKIQVPSWPVPMTLQSLAVLLIGIGFGSRLGVATILVYLAEGLFGLPVFAGPLAGPAYFAGPTAGYLLGFLLSAATVGALAERGWDRNLLGAGIVLVAGHVLIFIPGVLWLAVLFGPAKAVAVGVLPFITGSIVKTALGIAIVALMWQLADKKRQASMRDRETR
- a CDS encoding DUF6314 family protein, which translates into the protein MNAAGRIDRTVAYPIRDLRAFLAGAWRIVRRIGDRRLGIVGRLEGCATFAPTARGFCYDESGTLQFGAYRGSVTQRYLFDIEDSAPAAKICLADGRPFYVLDLRSGVANVAHDCGADRYRGRYRTFCADDWTLTWRVDGPRKRYSIATRYSRDAPSALNPQIESIDRRRDTCTNPLGRGRPPAMPLKGDML
- the panB gene encoding 3-methyl-2-oxobutanoate hydroxymethyltransferase codes for the protein MSATSRNRPTTARDLRARKGGDPIVCLTAYTTPVAKLLDSHCDLLLVGDSVGIVLYGLASTLAVTLDMMINHGAAVMRGAEHACVVVDLPFGTYQESREAAFRTAARVMAETGCAGIKLEGGAEMAETVAFLVERGIPVLGHVGLKPQSVHGHGGYHAQGRIASEVERIFRDAEAISEAGAFALVLEGTVEPVARAVTERAAAPVIGIGASPACDGQILVTDDMIGLFSDFTAKFVKRYAEVGGIIDEAARAYAADVRARRFPGPEHCYGAGPETKRKAV
- the panC gene encoding pantoate--beta-alanine ligase; this encodes MAAARGATSALAILNRIPALRETVRAFRAAGDTIALVPTMGGLHDGHLALVRHGGRFANRVIATIFVNPTQFGPKEDFAGYPRDTASDIAKLEGVGADALFMPDLDEMYPPGASTTVSVSGLTDGLCGPFRPGHFAGVATIVTKLLLQALPDVALFGEKDFQQLLVIRRLVRDLDIPVRIEGVPTVREADGLALSSRNVYLSPEERRTAPMLYRVLTHIARTLADGADAEPLLADGRAELAKAGFDPVQYLAHCDAETLEPLARATRPSRVFVAAYLGRTRLIDNVPVAQR
- a CDS encoding DMT family transporter, with amino-acid sequence MGLDSSKPAIGSHSHLPGFGWALLTGVAIFWGTNWVAIKISVAEIPIWQYRVTTAMFAGLVLLAMAKLGGHSLALPRFIWRRFALAALFNITGWQILSAYAAHMIASGKAAVLAYTMPIWTTLLAVIFLRERLTWRILAALALSALGVFVLISSGIDALGASPLGILLAVLAAFSWAAGTIVQKSIRWPIPVIVLAGWQLLLGGIPILIVALFAGPIVIQNASAPALLALAYSLMVPMLFGQYAWFKVVSLFPATVAAIGSVMVPMVGMLSGAVFLGEPLGWREVTALLSIVGAISLIVFQPKTGSPAALKR
- the gpt gene encoding xanthine phosphoribosyltransferase; the protein is MTFSEQFKKSFPVSWQELHRDAKALAWRLNEKGPWKGVIGIARGGLVPAVVVARELNLRLLDTVCVASYEHQAQGDVRVLKAPPGDGAGWVIVDDLVDTGATARVVRLLLPRAHMATVYAKPAGRPLVDTFVTEVSQDTWIHFPWDTELRFAEPLAGASRGS